DNA sequence from the Malus domestica chromosome 11, GDT2T_hap1 genome:
CCCATGTTTTTGAGCTGTATGTATCTCATATGCTCCCATGTTTTTGAGCTGTATATATCTCatatttcaattattatttttaagccCCACCTTAATACTCAAATTTCAATCTAACCCTTTCTGCTCTTCTCCTAAATCgatcatattaataaaatagaaATACAATCCAATTACCTCATACGTATATTTAGGATTTTTGTACATATTTAAACTTTACCTTGACCTTATACTCAAAAAGTAAGTTTTTTCTCATTGCCTAAAATAAAGAAAGTTGTCGTTTGGACTTTGAAAAATCATTTTGCACTTACTAAAAAGAGGGAAaaatatttgaaagaaaaagaacgaCTCTAATTCAACGAGGCAATCCGCAACTTAAAACTGTATCAACTATTTTAATCCATAGTTTGTGAGCATGAACTCTCCAAATCTTCTAACTTATACACTACTATAATATGTTGCGTGAATCAATCCTGTGAAGTGGCAATAATACAATGAAAATTCCAGGAAGCatatgaaatgaaaatgatactcTTGTCATATATACTCCAAGTCTTGAAAGTTCAATCACCCATCATCCAAGTCAATCCAAGCTAATAAACCCTGAAAAACCCACGGTAGGGGCAAAACCGTCACAAAAAATAGTCTCCCTCatcttatatataaacctaCTGAAACTCAGTGAACCCACGCCCATCTCCTCTTCCCAACATCAAGTTCCGAAACCTGACATCACACTGCTCAACATACATCTCCACTTCTTCACTTATATATGTAACTCTCAAACACAAAACCACACACTTTTGTAAACAAAAAGTTTTCAATCCTTTCGAAAAATGGGAGCTCTGCGTCTTTACGTAACGGCGGTGGCCGCTACGCTCTTCGCCGTTACATGGGCCGTCCAGGGCTGTCAGCCTTCAGACCTGGCAGCCCTGATGGCGTTCAAGTCGGCGCTCCACGAGTCAAAGCACGGGATCTTTAACTCATGGGTCGGCACCAACTGCTGCCACAACTGGAAAGGCATCAGCTGCGACCCGCAGTCCCGCCGTGTTGCTGACATAAACCTCCGGGGCGAGTCCGAAGACCCGATTTATGAGAAGACCCACCGGACAGGGTACATGACCGGTACGATCTCCCCTGCCATCTGCCGCCTCACCCGTCTCTCCAGCGTCACCATCGCCGACTGGAAGGGAATTACGGGTGAGATTCCAAAATGCATTACTACGCTCCCTTTCCTCCGAATCCTCGACCTCATCGGAAACAAAATTTCCGGTGAGATTCCGTCAGGAATCGGCCGGCTCCACCGTCTCACGGTCCTCAACGTCGCCGATAATCTCATTTCTGGCCCAATTCCGGCATCGCTCACCAACCTCTCCAGCCTCATGCACCTGGACCTCCGAAACAACAAAATTTCGGGCGAGTTGCCCCAAGATTTCGGCCGACTTGGGATGCTGAGCCGGGCTTTGCTGAGCCGAAACTTGATCACGGGTACAATTCCGAGTTCGATCTCCCAAATTTACCGGCTCGCGGATCTGGATctttccttgaacaagcttt
Encoded proteins:
- the LOC103412707 gene encoding DNA damage-repair/toleration protein DRT100-like, with the translated sequence MGALRLYVTAVAATLFAVTWAVQGCQPSDLAALMAFKSALHESKHGIFNSWVGTNCCHNWKGISCDPQSRRVADINLRGESEDPIYEKTHRTGYMTGTISPAICRLTRLSSVTIADWKGITGEIPKCITTLPFLRILDLIGNKISGEIPSGIGRLHRLTVLNVADNLISGPIPASLTNLSSLMHLDLRNNKISGELPQDFGRLGMLSRALLSRNLITGTIPSSISQIYRLADLDLSLNKLSGPIPATIGKMAVLATLNLDCNNISGRIPPSLIVSAISNLNLSQNSLSGLIPDVFGPRSYFTAIDLAFNKLRGAIPKSIISASYIGHLDLSHNHLCGRIPAGPPFDHLEASSFSYNDCLCGKPLKTC